A genomic stretch from Solanum stenotomum isolate F172 chromosome 8, ASM1918654v1, whole genome shotgun sequence includes:
- the LOC125873769 gene encoding uncharacterized protein LOC125873769, with the protein MSEFYDCIEEVELIDPPLFGGSFTWRRGENHTTASRIDRIMYSVQWEELFTLIRQSTLPKLVSDHNPVLLTCGDMNFKKSYFKFENWWMVVEGIKEKEWSKNNRSNWKQQKEVILDKLSKWEILQE; encoded by the exons ATGTCAGAATTCTATGATTGTATTGAGGAGGTGGAGCTTATAGACCCTCCTTTATTTGGAGGGTCTTTCACTTGGAGAAGAGGAGAGAACCATACAACTGCATCAAGGATTGACAGAATAATGTATTCTGTTCAATGGGAGGAACTCTTCACCCTCATTAGACAATCAACTCTTCCAAAGTTGGTATCTGATCATAATCCAGTTCTACTGACTTGTGGAGACATGAACTTCAAAAAGTCatacttcaaatttgaaaactGGTGGATGGTGGTTGAAGGCATCAAGGAGAAA GAATGGAGCAAGAATAATAGGAGCAACTGGAAACAACAAAAGGAAGTAATCCTTGACAAATTGTCCAAATGGGAGATCCTTCAGGAGTAA